A stretch of the Camelina sativa cultivar DH55 unplaced genomic scaffold, Cs unpScaffold00382, whole genome shotgun sequence genome encodes the following:
- the LOC104772978 gene encoding methionine--tRNA ligase, cytoplasmic-like, translating into MVCVLCNLKPAKMRDIVSQAMVLAASSSDGSKVELVEPPESAIIGERVIFPGFEGEPDDLLNPKKKIFETLAVDLHTNENLVACYKDVPFTTSAGVCKVSSISNGPVR; encoded by the exons ATGGTTTGTGTTCTTTGCAACTTGAAGCCGGCGAAGATGAGGGATATTGTGTCGCAAGCAATGGTTCTTGCAGCTTCCAGTAGTGATGGCAGCAAG GTGGAGTTAGTTGAGCCCCCTGAATCTGCTATTATTGGTGAGCGAGTTATATTTCCCGGGTTTGAAGGCGAGCCAGACGATCTCTTAAacccaaagaagaaaatatttgagaCACTCGCGGTGGATCTACACACAAATGAGAATCTAGTTGCTTGCTACAAAGATGTGCCCTTCACTACAT CTGCAGGTGTATGCAAAGTTTCATCCATCAGCAATGGCCCGGTCCGGTAA
- the LOC104772977 gene encoding methionine--tRNA ligase, cytoplasmic: MEDGGKSDGPKLPIPGKRNILITSALPYVNNVPHLGNIIGCVLSADVYARYCRLRGYNAIYICGTDEYGTATETKALEENCTPKEICDKYHAIHKEVYDWFDISFDKFGRTSTPEQTEVCQAIFKKLWDNKWLSENTMQQLYCDTCKKFLADRLVEGSCPFKGCNYDSARGDQCEKCGKLLNPTELKDPKCKVCQNTPRIRDTDHLFIELPLLKDKLEEYIKETSVAGSWSQNAIQTTNAWLRDGLRQRCITRDLKWGVPVPHEKYKEKVFYVWFDAPIGYVSITSCYTSEWEKWWKNPENVELYQFMGKDNVPFHTVMFPSTQLGTGENWTLMKTISVTEYLNYEDGKFSKSKGVGVFGNDVKDTNIPVEVWRYYLLTNRPEVSDTSFSWKDLQAKLNGELLSNLGNFVNRVLSFIAKPESSGYGSVIPDAPGAESHPLTISLAEKVEKLVAEYVEAMEKVKLKQGLKTAMLISNEGNFYLQANQFWKLYKDDKPSCAIVIRTAAGLVHLIAQLLEPFMPSFSCEVFKQLNLPLHFSLSDERGEVLLASRPWDILPPSHRIGTPQPLFKELVDEEVQQYREKFAGSQADRRARDEAANLTDQLNKTKLSDAKKQKASSSKSGGKPKPQPAADREITMARLDIRVGKIVKAERHPRADALYVEEIDVGGGEIRTVVSGLVNYIPLEEMQNRMVCVLCNLKPAKMRDIVSQAMVLAASSSDGSKVELVEPPESAIIGERVIFPGFEGEPDDLLNPKKKIFETLAVDLHTNENLVACYKDVPFTTSAGVCKVSSISNGPVR; encoded by the exons GCAACTGAGACCAAAGCTTTGGAGGAGAATTGCACCCCCAAGGAAATCTGTGACAA GTACCATGCCATTCATAAAGAAGTTTATGACTGGTTTGATATAAGTTTTGACAAGTTTGGGCGAACTTCAACTCCAGAACAGACTGAAGTGTGCCAAGCAATTTTCAAGAAGTTGTGGGACAACAAGTGGCTTTCAGAGAACACCATGCAGCAG CTTTATTGCGATACATGCAAGAAGTTCTTAGCTGACCGGCTTGTTGAGGGTTCTTGTCCGTTTAAAGGGTGCAATTATGATTCTGCTCGTGGAGATCAGTGCGAAAAATGTGGAAAACTTCTGAATCCTACTGAACTTAAAGATCCGAAGTGCAAG GTCTGTCAAAACACACCCCGAATTCGCGACACAGACCACCTGTTTATTGAGCTTCCGTTGCTGAAAGATAAGTTGGAAGAGTATATTAAGGAGACATCTGTTGCTGGATCTTGGAGTCAAAATGCTATTCAAACAACAAATGCATGGCTTAGGGATGGGCTTAGACAGAGATGCATTACAAGGGATCTTAAATGGGGAGTACCTGTCCCACATGAGAAATataaggagaaa GTCTTCTATGTTTGGTTTGATGCTCCTATTGGATACGTCTCAATAACGTCATGCTACACATCTGAATGGGAGAAGTGGTGGAAGAATCCTGAGAATGTGGAGCTTTATCAGTTTATGGGGAAAGACAATGTGCCATTTCACACT GTGATGTTTCCCTCTACGCAGCTTGGAACCGGGGAAAATTGGACGCTGATGAAGACAATCAGTGTGACCGAATATTTAAACTATGAAGATG GAAAGTTCTCCAAGAGTAAAGGTGTTGGAGTGTTTGGTAATGATgtaaaagatacaaatatacCTGTCGAAGTATGGAGATACTACTTGCTGACGAACAGGCCTGAG GTGTCTGACACATCATTTTCATGGAAAGATTTGCAAGCAAAACTGAATGGCGAGTTGTTAAGCAACCTAGGCAACTTTGTTAATCGAGTTCTGAGTTTCATAGCAAAGCCGGAAAGTTCAG GTTATGGGTCTGTCATTCCTGATGCTCCTGGTGCTGAGTCTCATCCTTTAACAATATCACTGGCTGAAAAGGTTGAAAAGTTGGTGGCAGAGTATGTTGAAGCCATGGAAAAG GTTAAGCTCAAGCAGGGGCTGAAAACTGCCATGCTGATTTCAAATGAAGGGAACTTTTACTTACAG GCAAACCAATTCTGGAAACTCTACAAGGACGATAAACCTTCTTGTGCAATTGTTATAAGAACCGCTGCTGGTTTAGTACACCTTATTGCTCAATTGTTAGAACCTTTCATGCCGTCCTTTTCTTGTGAG GTATTTAAACAACTAAATTTGCCTCTACATTTTTCTCTCTCCGATGAGAGGGGGGAGGTATTACTAGCAAGTAGACCATGGGATATTCTACCTCCCAGCCACAGGATAGGCACCCCTCAACCTTTGTTCAAGGAGTTG GTTGACGAAGAAGTGCAACAGTACAGAGAAAAGTTCGCTGGAAGTCAGGCTGATAGACGTGCCAGGGATGAAGCAGCAAATTTGACAGATCaacttaacaaaacaaaactttcag atgccaagaaacaaaaagcatcatcatcaaaaagcGGAGGAAAACCCAAACCTCAACCGGCTGCTGATCGTGAAATAACTATGGCAAGACTTGATATTCGAGTTGGTAAAATTGTGAAGGCTGAGAGACATCCTAGGGCAGATGCATTGTATGTAGAAGAAATTGATGTTGGGGGAGGTGAAATCCGCACTGTTGTTAGTGGACTGGTCAACTATATACCTCTTGAGGAAATGCAG AACCGTATGGTTTGTGTTCTTTGCAACTTGAAGCCGGCGAAGATGAGGGATATTGTGTCGCAAGCAATGGTTCTTGCAGCTTCCAGTAGTGATGGCAGCAAG GTGGAGTTAGTTGAGCCCCCTGAATCTGCTATTATTGGTGAGCGAGTTATATTTCCCGGGTTTGAAGGCGAGCCAGACGATCTCTTAAacccaaagaagaaaatatttgagaCACTCGCGGTGGATCTACACACAAATGAGAATCTAGTTGCTTGCTACAAAGATGTGCCCTTCACTACATCTGCAGGTGTATGCAAAGTTTCATCCATCAGCAATGGCCCGGTCCGGTAA